A section of the Paramisgurnus dabryanus chromosome 4, PD_genome_1.1, whole genome shotgun sequence genome encodes:
- the LOC135787938 gene encoding uncharacterized protein, with the protein MEQRSTGKDISAKNTPGETLRSRFITVDETGSQIQVEEQGTYPVEIRGEMKVGKRMKEESRYNYSIQTPKKEQEEDEQECRELHLIRRVPNICPLVETSGKVEYKPWSFTDMGAILAKLPHITSGGGKWIGKVITLTQGHTLAIGDLRALLGQVLTVGQITEIEREAGTVGLYDDYPYCRVASDWGKALRKLYPAPAGTLYNIKFSPKGEETAAAYLSRCKGEWEEQTGAHPHSDRIQEQMFRAAVLEGTPKSVQDEIKANPDLPGALCEVWERHFLHHMSRANEKEKEKVGEVEELKKQLLKLQLQEARSKLNEEKGKKKDIQMVVQEMKAPPRYNKEQEVDPSNVIWERTTQRPMYYSNRGRGGDYNRGRGRVQYQEGCFRCGRPGHFVRDCRQPELGAQQRPSRGRGHNPHMAPNVEKAPRPHSQYPLSTGGEREWY; encoded by the coding sequence ATGGAACAGCGTAGTACAGGAAAAGACATTTCAGCCAAAAACACCCCAGGAGAAACATTGAGAAGCAGATTTATAACAGTGGACGAGACTGGGAGTCAGATACAGGTTGAAGAACAGGGAACATATCCAGTTGAAATCAGAGGAGAAATGAAGGTGGGTAAGAGGATGAAAGAGGAGAGCAGATATAACTACAGTATACAGACACCAAAGAAAGAACAGGAAGAAGATGAACAGGAATGTAGGGAACTACATCTCATTCGTAGGGTACCTAATATCTGCCCCCTAGTGGAGACAAGTGGAAAGGTAGAATACAAACCATGGTCATTCACAGACATGGGAGCTATCCTTGCAAAGCTACCTCATATCACGAGTGGTGGGGGTAAATGGATAGGGAAGGTAATAACTTTGACACAAGGGCATACGTTGGCGATCGGAGACCTTAGAGCATTATTGGGACAGGTACTGACCGTAGGACAGATTACGGAAATTGAGCGAGAGGCAGGAACGGTAGGATTATATGATGACTATCCATACTGTCGAGTTGCATCAGATTGGGGAAAGGCACTGCGAAAGCTGTACCCAGCGCCAGCAGGCACCCTTTACAATATAAAATTTTCTCCAAAAGGGGAAGAAACAGCAGCAGCATATCTGAGTCGATGCAAAGGAGAGTGGGAAGAGCAAACAGGGGCTCATCCACATTCAGATAGAATACAGGAACAGATGTTCAGAGCTGCTGTATTGGAAGGGACTCCTAAATCTGTACAGGATGAAATAAAAGCCAACCCCGACTTACCAGGTGCTTTATGTGAGGTTTGGGAACGACATTTCCTTCATCACATGTCTAGGGCGaacgaaaaagaaaaagaaaaggtaGGGGAAGTAGAGgaattgaaaaaacagttgctAAAATTACAGTTGCAGGAAGCAAGATCTAAATTAAATGAAGAAAAAGGGAAAAAGAAGGATATACAAATGGTAGTTCAGGAGATGAAAGCCCCTCCAAGATATAACAAAGAACAGGAAGTTGACCCATCAAATGTTATATGGGAGAGAACCACCCAAAGACCAATGTATTACTCCAATAGAGGTAGGGGTGGGGATTACAATAGGGGGAGGGGAAGAGTGCAGTATCAGGAAGGGTGTTTCCGTTGTGGTCGTCCGGGACACTTCGTCCGTGATTGTCGGCAACCTGAACTCGGAGCCCAACAGAGACCGTCTCGGGGCAGAGGCCATAACCCACACATGGCCCCTAACGTGGAAAAAGCACCACGACCACACTCGCAGTACCCTTTGTCCACTGGAGGGGAAAGGGAGTGGTACTGA